A part of Prevotella melaninogenica genomic DNA contains:
- a CDS encoding adenylosuccinate synthase, with protein sequence MNTGKVDVLLGLQWGDEGKGKVVDVLTPRYDVVARFQGGPNAGHTLEFEGQKYVLRSIPSGIFQGGKVNIIGNGVVLAPDLFMDEAKDLEKSGHPLKERLHISKKAHLIMPTHRILDRAYEAAKGKDKVGTTGKGIGPTYTDKISRNGLRVGDILCDFECKYAAHKERHMKMLAALGWTDFDGLEETEKLWMQGIAYMKEFKFVDSENEINHLLREGKHILCEGAQGTMLDVDFGSYPFVTSSNTICAGACTGLGIGPNKVGNVYGIMKAYCTRVGSGPFPTELFDETGKKIRDLGHEYGAVTGRERRCGWIDLVQLRYSVMVNGVTELIMMKSDVLDSFENIKACVAYELPDGTETKDFPYEIDNVKPIYKDFPGWKKDMTKCKSQDEFPQEFQDYVAFLENYLETRIGIISVGPDREQTIVL encoded by the coding sequence ATGAACACAGGTAAAGTAGACGTCCTGTTGGGTCTCCAATGGGGTGATGAAGGAAAAGGTAAAGTTGTAGATGTGCTTACACCACGCTACGATGTAGTGGCTCGTTTCCAAGGAGGTCCGAATGCAGGACACACTCTTGAGTTCGAAGGTCAGAAGTACGTGCTACGCTCTATACCATCAGGCATCTTCCAAGGTGGAAAAGTAAACATCATTGGTAATGGCGTTGTTTTAGCTCCAGACCTCTTTATGGATGAGGCTAAAGACCTTGAAAAGAGTGGACATCCGCTGAAGGAGCGTTTGCATATTTCAAAGAAGGCACACCTCATCATGCCTACACATCGTATTCTTGACCGTGCTTATGAGGCAGCGAAGGGTAAGGATAAGGTGGGAACTACTGGCAAGGGCATTGGACCTACTTACACCGATAAAATTAGCCGTAATGGTTTACGTGTTGGTGACATCCTTTGTGACTTCGAATGCAAGTATGCTGCTCATAAGGAGCGTCACATGAAGATGCTTGCAGCACTTGGTTGGACAGACTTTGATGGTTTGGAAGAGACTGAGAAACTTTGGATGCAAGGTATTGCCTACATGAAGGAGTTTAAGTTTGTTGACTCTGAGAATGAAATCAATCACCTGCTTCGTGAGGGTAAACATATCCTTTGTGAAGGTGCACAGGGAACAATGTTGGATGTAGACTTTGGTTCTTACCCATTCGTAACCTCTTCAAATACTATTTGTGCTGGTGCTTGTACAGGACTTGGAATTGGTCCTAATAAGGTAGGCAATGTCTATGGCATTATGAAGGCCTATTGTACTCGTGTTGGTTCTGGTCCATTCCCAACAGAACTCTTTGATGAGACGGGAAAGAAGATTCGTGACCTCGGACATGAGTATGGAGCTGTGACTGGACGCGAACGTCGTTGCGGTTGGATTGACCTTGTTCAGCTTCGTTACTCTGTAATGGTAAATGGTGTGACCGAACTTATCATGATGAAGAGTGATGTTCTTGATAGCTTCGAAAACATCAAGGCTTGTGTTGCATACGAGTTGCCAGATGGTACAGAGACAAAGGATTTTCCTTACGAGATTGATAATGTTAAGCCAATCTACAAAGACTTTCCTGGTTGGAAGAAAGATATGACGAAATGCAAGTCACAGGACGAATTCCCACAGGAGTTCCAAGACTATGTTGCTTTCCTTGAGAACTATCTTGAAACTCGTATAGGCATTATCTCTGTTGGTCCTGACCGCGAACAAACAATCGTTTTATGA
- the hisS gene encoding histidine--tRNA ligase, with translation MANKPSIPKGTRDFGPDEMAKRNYIFDTIKRVYALYGFQQIETPSMETLQTLMGKYGEEGDKLLFKILNSGDYLKAVSDEELKERNTLKMQTKLCEKGLRYDLTVPFARYVVMHRDELQLPFKRYQIQPVWRADRPQKGRYREFYQCDADVVGSDSLLNEVELMQIIDTVFTEFGIRVQIKINNRKILTGIAEVIGEKDKIVDITVAIDKLDKIGLDNVNEELRNNGISEEAIEKLQPIIKLEGTNEEKLDVIAEVLKESETGLKGVEETRFILETLKGSGLNNEIQLDLTLARGLNYYTGAIFEVKALDVQIGSITGGGRYDNLTGIFGMPGIYGVGISFGADRIYDVLNTLDLYPKESVQGTQLLFINFGEKETAYCLPIVTAARRAGIRTEMFPDKAKMKKQMSYANAKNIGFVALAGETEMQQGKITLKNMTTGEQELVTPEELINKI, from the coding sequence ATGGCAAACAAACCTTCCATCCCAAAGGGAACGCGAGACTTTGGTCCTGATGAGATGGCAAAACGAAATTACATATTTGATACTATCAAGCGTGTTTATGCTCTCTATGGTTTTCAGCAAATAGAGACTCCTTCAATGGAAACTTTACAGACGCTGATGGGTAAGTATGGTGAAGAAGGAGATAAACTTCTTTTTAAGATTCTAAATTCAGGAGATTACTTGAAGGCTGTTAGCGATGAAGAACTTAAGGAGCGCAATACACTAAAGATGCAGACAAAACTCTGCGAAAAGGGATTGCGCTATGACCTTACAGTACCTTTTGCTCGTTACGTGGTGATGCATCGTGATGAGTTGCAGCTACCTTTCAAGCGTTACCAAATACAACCAGTTTGGCGTGCAGACCGTCCACAGAAGGGTCGTTATCGTGAGTTCTATCAGTGTGATGCCGATGTAGTAGGCTCTGACTCATTACTAAACGAGGTGGAGTTAATGCAGATTATTGACACTGTATTTACAGAGTTTGGCATTCGCGTACAGATAAAGATTAACAATAGAAAGATTCTCACAGGTATAGCTGAAGTAATTGGTGAGAAGGATAAAATTGTTGACATCACAGTTGCTATCGACAAACTTGATAAGATAGGACTTGATAATGTAAACGAAGAACTGCGTAATAATGGAATCTCTGAAGAAGCAATAGAGAAGTTGCAACCTATCATTAAGTTAGAAGGAACCAATGAAGAGAAACTTGATGTTATTGCAGAAGTCTTGAAGGAGAGTGAAACTGGACTAAAAGGTGTTGAAGAAACGCGTTTTATCCTTGAAACATTGAAAGGTTCTGGACTAAACAATGAGATACAGCTCGACCTTACTTTGGCACGTGGATTGAACTATTACACAGGTGCTATCTTTGAGGTTAAGGCCCTTGATGTACAGATTGGTTCTATCACAGGTGGTGGACGTTATGACAACCTAACTGGTATCTTTGGTATGCCAGGTATCTATGGTGTCGGAATTAGCTTTGGTGCTGACCGCATTTATGATGTTCTAAATACGCTCGACCTCTATCCAAAGGAGAGCGTACAGGGTACACAGCTTCTCTTTATTAACTTCGGAGAGAAGGAAACGGCCTACTGTCTGCCAATTGTTACAGCTGCACGTAGGGCTGGTATTCGCACTGAAATGTTCCCTGACAAGGCTAAAATGAAGAAACAAATGAGCTATGCCAATGCAAAGAACATTGGTTTTGTTGCCCTTGCAGGTGAAACTGAAATGCAGCAAGGCAAGATAACGCTGAAAAACATGACTACTGGCGAACAAGAACTTGTTACACCAGAGGAATTGATTAATAAAATTTAG